A window of the Rhizobium viscosum genome harbors these coding sequences:
- a CDS encoding cupin domain-containing protein, translated as MTDSDVIFRKAGGEFMPTSWGELNWKITGDGTPGAEMTFGTCRINPGERNQLHSHPDCEEILYVVSGSCEHKLGDSLYRLEAGDAIRIPRNIRHWARALGTEPLFALIMFSSGTRTAVNHEGEGAA; from the coding sequence TTGACCGATAGCGATGTCATTTTCCGGAAAGCCGGCGGCGAATTCATGCCGACCTCTTGGGGCGAGCTCAATTGGAAGATCACCGGCGACGGCACACCCGGCGCCGAGATGACCTTCGGCACCTGCCGCATCAATCCCGGCGAGCGCAATCAGCTGCATTCGCATCCCGATTGCGAGGAGATCCTCTACGTCGTTTCCGGCAGCTGCGAACACAAGCTCGGCGATTCGCTCTACCGGCTCGAGGCGGGCGATGCCATCCGCATCCCCCGCAATATCCGTCACTGGGCGCGCGCGCTCGGCACCGAACCGCTCTTCGCCCTGATCATGTTCTCCTCCGGCACCCGCACGGCGGTCAATCATGAAGGCGAAGGCGCGGCCTAA
- a CDS encoding Gfo/Idh/MocA family protein, with amino-acid sequence MSHHVQREIRYNFEFDHRIKACFIGAGGHAYRNVYPALRYAPVELAGICDLDLGRAEKFAKLFGAGKAYTDHREMLDREKPELVFLVTAYHPDGRVQATDLALDALAAGSHVWMEKPTAASIEDIERLQAASAAAGRMVMTGLKKTFFPTIEKLRDLIGSPGFGRLTSINVRYPQSLPRPEDRADLVKMQSFLDHIYHPGAILNFLGGEIERAGYEWEAQTGATVTSLRFRSGAIGTLHLAAGQSGGSIFERVEIIGEGANAIVENGSRLTYFRKADLPAYGRAASFIQPDENAALFYEPEHSLGQLYNNNLFYLGYVPEILHLTDAILAGTPITRGTLEIAIEIMKLFEFYRRTDAGVTSNL; translated from the coding sequence ATGTCGCATCACGTCCAGCGGGAAATCCGCTACAATTTCGAATTCGATCACCGCATCAAGGCCTGCTTCATTGGCGCCGGCGGCCATGCCTACCGAAATGTCTATCCGGCACTGCGTTATGCGCCGGTGGAACTCGCCGGCATCTGCGATCTCGATCTCGGTCGCGCCGAGAAATTCGCCAAGCTCTTCGGCGCCGGCAAAGCCTATACCGATCACCGCGAAATGCTGGACCGGGAAAAGCCGGAGCTGGTCTTTCTCGTCACCGCCTATCATCCCGACGGCCGGGTGCAGGCGACCGATCTGGCGCTCGACGCGCTTGCGGCAGGCTCGCACGTCTGGATGGAAAAACCGACGGCGGCAAGCATCGAAGATATCGAAAGGCTGCAGGCGGCAAGTGCTGCGGCCGGCCGCATGGTGATGACCGGTCTCAAGAAGACCTTTTTTCCCACAATCGAGAAACTCAGGGATTTGATCGGCTCGCCCGGCTTCGGCAGGCTGACCTCGATCAATGTCCGCTATCCCCAGAGCCTGCCGAGACCGGAAGACCGCGCCGATCTCGTGAAGATGCAGAGCTTCCTCGATCATATCTACCATCCGGGCGCGATCCTCAATTTCCTCGGCGGCGAAATCGAACGCGCCGGGTACGAATGGGAAGCGCAGACGGGCGCGACCGTCACCAGCCTGCGCTTCCGCTCCGGTGCGATCGGCACGCTGCATCTTGCCGCCGGCCAATCCGGCGGCAGCATCTTCGAGCGGGTCGAGATCATCGGTGAAGGCGCAAACGCCATCGTCGAGAACGGCAGCCGGCTGACCTACTTCCGCAAAGCGGACTTGCCGGCCTACGGCCGCGCCGCAAGCTTCATTCAGCCCGACGAGAATGCGGCGCTCTTCTACGAGCCGGAGCATTCGCTCGGCCAGCTCTATAACAACAACCTCTTCTATCTCGGCTACGTGCCCGAAATCCTGCATCTGACGGATGCGATCCTCGCCGGCACGCCCATTACCCGCGGCACGCTCGAAATCGCCATCGAGATCATGAAACTATTCGAATTCTACAGGCGCACGGATGCCGGCGTCACCAGCAATCTCTGA
- a CDS encoding carbohydrate ABC transporter permease — translation MSVRNREWPVALALTPVLILILAPFVWLLISSFKTEAEIGRADPFTWPADLMWRNYLDAWQIGGFGDLVGNSLINLIGVVLLSLITCAPAGYALAKIRFPGREWLFYAFILGLTVPVQAIVIPLYQVLFGLNLVNTLAGIVLVQVSNGIPFGIFLMRSFFIGVPDDLIEAAKIDGASHFQILTKVFLPISTPAVQALVIISALSTWNDFFLPLIVLISPEVQTLPLGLVRFASTYASDYRLVFSGTVISFLPIILLYILMQRRFTEGLTQGAIKG, via the coding sequence ATGAGTGTGCGCAATCGCGAATGGCCGGTGGCGCTGGCGCTGACGCCGGTCTTGATCCTGATCCTCGCGCCCTTCGTCTGGCTCCTGATCTCGAGCTTCAAGACCGAGGCCGAGATCGGCCGGGCCGATCCCTTCACCTGGCCCGCCGATCTGATGTGGCGGAACTATCTCGACGCCTGGCAGATCGGCGGGTTCGGCGACCTCGTCGGCAATAGCCTCATCAACCTCATCGGCGTCGTCCTCCTGTCGCTCATCACCTGCGCGCCAGCCGGTTATGCCCTCGCCAAGATCCGTTTTCCCGGCCGGGAGTGGCTGTTCTATGCCTTCATCCTCGGCCTCACCGTGCCGGTCCAGGCGATCGTCATTCCGCTCTATCAGGTGCTCTTCGGGCTGAACCTCGTCAACACGCTTGCTGGTATCGTGCTGGTGCAGGTCAGCAACGGCATTCCCTTCGGCATATTCCTGATGCGGAGCTTCTTCATCGGCGTACCAGATGACTTGATCGAAGCGGCCAAGATCGACGGCGCTTCGCATTTCCAGATCCTCACCAAGGTCTTTTTACCGATCTCGACGCCGGCGGTTCAGGCGCTCGTCATCATCAGCGCGCTCTCCACCTGGAACGACTTCTTCCTGCCTCTGATCGTGCTGATCAGCCCCGAAGTGCAGACACTGCCGCTCGGGCTCGTCCGTTTCGCCAGCACCTATGCTTCCGACTACCGACTGGTCTTCTCAGGGACCGTCATTTCATTCCTGCCGATCATTCTTCTCTACATCCTGATGCAGCGCCGCTTCACCGAGGGCCTGACGCAGGGAGCAATCAAGGGCTGA
- a CDS encoding carbohydrate ABC transporter permease, whose amino-acid sequence MVIPETPGSKIVAPLGDASAAAGHTGGLSARMSEGRTAGAALPEGSPNGDARTAFWLMAPALALYAVFTLLPIAATFWLSFNSSAGFNTSASFVGVGNYAKAAQDPIVWKSLVHTFLWLAYHVVMAGGLGLLLALAVSTLRITQVFFRTAFFLPHLVSLAVVGVIWANIYDPFFGLLNTALTRVGLGAFTQGWLSDPALVLFSVNVASSWQGFGLYMLLFIAGLQNIDHSLYDAAEVDGANAFQKLIYVTLPGLREVTTFVVSLAMINGLKGFATVFVMTNGGPFYQSELITTYIYRLAFQSQDHGLAAVLCILLSLLAIAITIVFNRWRARLSQ is encoded by the coding sequence GTGGTCATTCCAGAAACGCCCGGAAGCAAGATCGTGGCTCCTCTCGGGGATGCGTCTGCCGCGGCGGGACATACGGGTGGTCTGTCCGCCCGTATGTCCGAAGGCCGGACGGCCGGCGCCGCCTTACCCGAGGGCTCGCCCAATGGCGATGCCCGCACCGCGTTCTGGCTGATGGCGCCGGCACTCGCGCTCTACGCCGTCTTCACGCTGCTGCCGATTGCCGCGACCTTCTGGCTGAGCTTCAACAGCTCCGCCGGTTTCAACACCTCCGCAAGCTTCGTCGGCGTCGGCAACTACGCCAAGGCGGCGCAGGATCCGATCGTCTGGAAGAGCCTCGTTCATACCTTCCTCTGGCTGGCCTATCATGTGGTGATGGCAGGGGGGCTCGGCCTCCTGCTGGCGCTTGCCGTCAGCACGCTCAGGATCACGCAGGTGTTCTTCCGCACCGCCTTCTTCCTGCCGCATCTGGTCTCGCTTGCCGTCGTCGGCGTCATCTGGGCCAATATCTACGATCCGTTTTTCGGCCTCCTGAATACGGCCCTGACGCGGGTCGGGCTCGGCGCCTTCACGCAAGGCTGGCTTTCCGATCCTGCTCTTGTGCTGTTCTCCGTCAATGTCGCAAGCTCCTGGCAGGGTTTCGGCCTATATATGCTGCTCTTCATCGCCGGCCTGCAGAATATCGACCACTCGCTTTATGACGCGGCCGAAGTGGATGGCGCCAACGCCTTCCAGAAGCTGATCTACGTGACGCTGCCTGGGCTGCGCGAAGTGACGACCTTCGTCGTCTCACTGGCGATGATCAACGGCCTGAAGGGTTTCGCCACGGTCTTCGTCATGACCAATGGCGGGCCGTTCTATCAGAGCGAGCTGATCACGACCTATATCTACCGGCTCGCCTTCCAGTCTCAGGATCACGGGCTTGCAGCGGTGCTCTGCATCCTGCTCAGCCTGCTGGCGATCGCCATCACCATCGTCTTCAACCGCTGGCGCGCGAGGCTTTCCCAATGA
- a CDS encoding ABC transporter substrate-binding protein, whose translation MLKFLARGTALAAMIAASSLAHAETLKMWGPEQITEPLVAQLWNGIKADFEKANPGVTVEFMPPTGTISNGAVQAAIQSDAGPDVILTNSGIGRISVVKNAKQVMPLTDQYEKRGWKDKIYPWLYTELKGQFGGEIYEVPDGLDALGIWYHKDLFEQAGWKIPATWTEFEALMKSIGETGLQPIAIGPRTTGSAGHLFGNLLQSASGKDVIGKALRREIAWDDPSVAAGAIRLQKLVEAGYIKKEMAGLDLDGASRLWFNKRAAMFVAGPWFTANARKAGYDLANAGYAPMPSDIKGAAMPTGGVGWSWLVPVNSKQPELAMKWIDFMLSDAVMKKRAQDPASTMIYPREIPGVEPPTPVLKDIFAAAAGGVGYNPSVYLPGTVLDTYFQVIQGLISGQIGGEDGMKQLQAKMAEAK comes from the coding sequence ATGCTGAAATTTCTTGCCCGCGGAACGGCACTGGCGGCGATGATCGCCGCAAGTTCGCTGGCGCATGCCGAGACCCTGAAGATGTGGGGTCCCGAACAGATCACCGAGCCACTGGTCGCGCAGCTGTGGAACGGCATCAAGGCCGATTTCGAAAAGGCCAATCCCGGTGTAACAGTGGAATTCATGCCACCGACCGGCACGATCAGCAACGGCGCGGTGCAGGCGGCGATCCAGTCGGATGCCGGCCCGGACGTGATCCTCACCAACTCGGGCATCGGCCGCATCAGCGTCGTCAAGAACGCCAAGCAGGTCATGCCGCTGACCGACCAATATGAAAAGCGTGGCTGGAAGGACAAAATCTATCCTTGGCTCTACACCGAGCTGAAGGGCCAGTTCGGCGGCGAGATCTATGAGGTTCCTGACGGCCTCGATGCGCTTGGCATCTGGTACCACAAGGACCTTTTCGAGCAGGCGGGCTGGAAGATCCCGGCAACCTGGACCGAGTTCGAAGCGCTGATGAAGTCGATCGGCGAGACCGGCCTGCAGCCGATCGCCATTGGTCCGCGCACGACCGGCAGTGCCGGCCATCTCTTCGGCAACCTGCTGCAATCGGCAAGCGGCAAGGACGTGATCGGCAAAGCGCTGCGCCGCGAGATCGCCTGGGACGATCCCTCGGTCGCCGCCGGCGCCATCAGGCTGCAGAAATTGGTCGAGGCGGGCTACATCAAGAAGGAAATGGCAGGCCTCGATCTCGACGGCGCCTCACGCCTCTGGTTCAACAAGCGCGCGGCGATGTTCGTTGCTGGCCCGTGGTTCACTGCCAATGCCCGCAAGGCCGGCTATGACCTCGCTAACGCCGGCTATGCGCCGATGCCTTCCGACATCAAGGGGGCGGCGATGCCGACCGGCGGCGTCGGTTGGAGCTGGCTCGTGCCTGTTAATTCCAAGCAGCCGGAGCTTGCAATGAAGTGGATCGACTTCATGCTGTCGGACGCAGTGATGAAGAAACGCGCGCAGGATCCGGCAAGCACGATGATCTATCCGCGCGAAATCCCAGGCGTCGAGCCGCCGACCCCTGTTCTCAAAGATATCTTCGCGGCTGCCGCTGGCGGCGTCGGCTACAATCCGAGCGTCTATCTGCCCGGTACCGTGCTCGACACCTACTTCCAGGTCATCCAGGGCCTGATCTCCGGCCAGATCGGCGGCGAGGACGGCATGAAGCAGCTCCAGGCGAAGATGGCAGAGGCGAAATAG
- a CDS encoding GntR family transcriptional regulator, with amino-acid sequence MNASRHLTLRERIYEEIVRLIVSGELPSGVSIDEKELTERLQVSRTPFREAIGTLAKEGLIEIKPYRGFFVRSFTPKEIDDLYNLRKTLECFAVELAVPEMSDRHIANFERILDEAVAALRRGDMATYGIRDKEFHETIAELSGSVPLIETLARLALQIQICRSIANESRDLAERAAEERDQILQAFRARDINRAKALMRAHISDVQQAVMARFQKENPAS; translated from the coding sequence ATGAACGCATCGCGCCACCTCACCCTTCGCGAGCGGATCTACGAGGAGATCGTTCGCCTGATCGTCTCCGGCGAACTGCCGAGCGGCGTGTCGATCGACGAAAAGGAACTGACGGAACGCCTGCAGGTCAGCCGCACGCCGTTCCGGGAAGCAATCGGCACGCTTGCCAAGGAAGGGCTGATCGAGATCAAGCCTTATCGCGGCTTCTTCGTGCGCAGCTTCACGCCGAAGGAGATCGACGACCTCTATAATTTGCGCAAGACGCTTGAATGCTTTGCCGTCGAGCTTGCCGTGCCTGAGATGAGTGACCGGCACATCGCAAACTTCGAGCGCATTCTGGATGAGGCGGTGGCGGCGCTGCGCCGCGGCGACATGGCGACCTACGGTATCCGCGACAAGGAATTCCACGAGACGATCGCCGAGCTATCGGGAAGTGTTCCGCTCATCGAAACGCTGGCGCGGCTTGCGCTGCAGATCCAGATCTGCCGGTCGATTGCCAATGAGAGCCGTGATCTCGCAGAGCGGGCAGCCGAGGAGCGCGATCAGATCCTGCAGGCTTTCCGGGCGCGCGACATTAACCGCGCAAAGGCGCTGATGCGCGCGCATATCAGCGACGTCCAGCAGGCCGTCATGGCGCGCTTTCAGAAGGAAAATCCGGCGAGCTAG
- a CDS encoding Tm-1-like ATP-binding domain-containing protein has translation MGKVYVVGTCDTKEAELHYAREVIVSAGADAVLVDVGTVGTGTGVDIRPREVAEFHLDGAAAVLGQTDRGTAVSAMAKALSAFLKSRDDIGAILGLGGTGNTALVTEAMRALPIGLPKLMVSTVASGNVAPYVGPNDITMMYSVVDVAGLNAISRKVIGNAANAAAGMARNPVPASTDDRPGIGMTMFGVTTPCVTQVREMLGKTHEIYVFHATGVGGQSMEKLADSGLLQGVIDVTTTEVPDLLVGGVFPATEDRFGAIIRTGLPYVGSVGAVDMVNFGARETVPAAFRDRRLHVHNAQVTLMRTTPEENSRIGTFIVDRLNRMQGPVRFLLPLQGVSAIDAAGQPFHDPQADAALFSAIRTGWHDAPNRRLIEIDAHINSPEFAGALVAGFHDIHA, from the coding sequence ATGGGAAAGGTTTATGTCGTCGGCACATGCGACACCAAGGAAGCAGAGCTACATTACGCCAGAGAGGTGATAGTTTCCGCTGGAGCAGATGCGGTGCTCGTCGATGTCGGTACGGTCGGGACCGGTACCGGCGTCGATATCCGGCCGCGCGAAGTCGCGGAATTTCACCTTGACGGGGCTGCGGCCGTGCTTGGGCAGACCGACCGGGGAACGGCAGTCTCGGCCATGGCCAAGGCGCTGTCGGCATTCCTGAAATCGCGTGATGACATCGGCGCCATTCTTGGCCTCGGCGGAACCGGAAATACCGCGCTTGTGACGGAGGCGATGCGGGCGCTCCCCATCGGCCTGCCGAAACTGATGGTCTCAACGGTCGCCTCGGGCAATGTGGCGCCTTACGTCGGACCCAACGACATCACCATGATGTATTCGGTCGTCGACGTCGCCGGCCTGAATGCAATCTCGCGCAAGGTAATCGGCAATGCGGCCAATGCGGCGGCCGGCATGGCCCGCAACCCCGTTCCCGCTTCCACGGATGATCGGCCGGGGATCGGCATGACCATGTTCGGTGTCACCACGCCTTGCGTGACCCAGGTCCGCGAAATGCTCGGCAAGACGCATGAAATTTACGTCTTCCACGCGACCGGCGTCGGTGGCCAATCGATGGAGAAACTTGCCGATTCAGGTCTCCTCCAGGGTGTGATCGATGTGACGACGACGGAGGTTCCTGATCTCCTTGTCGGCGGCGTCTTTCCGGCGACCGAGGATCGCTTCGGCGCCATCATCCGCACCGGCCTGCCCTATGTCGGTTCGGTCGGCGCCGTCGACATGGTGAATTTCGGCGCGCGGGAAACGGTGCCCGCAGCTTTCCGCGACCGCAGGCTTCACGTCCACAATGCGCAGGTGACCCTGATGCGCACCACGCCGGAAGAAAACAGCCGGATCGGCACCTTCATCGTCGACCGGCTCAACCGGATGCAAGGCCCGGTCCGTTTCCTGCTGCCGCTTCAGGGCGTTTCGGCAATCGACGCCGCCGGGCAGCCGTTCCACGATCCGCAAGCTGACGCGGCGCTGTTTTCCGCCATCCGTACCGGATGGCACGATGCGCCGAACAGGCGCCTCATCGAGATAGACGCCCATATCAACAGCCCGGAATTTGCTGGCGCGCTCGTTGCCGGCTTCCACGACATTCATGCCTAA
- a CDS encoding phosphoenolpyruvate hydrolase family protein — MTRIDRNDILSKLRRKIAEGRPIIGGGAGTGLSAKSEEAGGIDLIVIYNSGRYRMAGRGSLAGLLAYGNANEIVKEMGREVLPVVRHTPVLAGVNGTDPFMLPDHFLDELKAMGFAGIQNFPTVGLIDGTFRANLEETGMGFDLEIDIIARANAKDMLTTPYVFSNQDAVAMTKAGADIVVCHLGLTTGGAIGAETALTLDGCVEKINEWSDAARSVRDDVIVLCHGGPISMPADAAYVLARCKGCNGFYGASSMERLPTEVAIRAQVEDFAQI, encoded by the coding sequence TTGACCCGTATCGACAGAAACGACATTCTGAGCAAGCTTCGCCGCAAGATCGCCGAGGGCCGGCCGATCATCGGCGGCGGTGCCGGCACCGGCCTTTCGGCCAAGAGCGAGGAAGCCGGCGGCATCGACCTGATCGTGATCTATAATTCCGGCCGCTACCGCATGGCCGGGCGCGGTTCGCTTGCCGGTCTGCTCGCCTATGGCAATGCCAACGAGATCGTCAAGGAAATGGGCCGCGAGGTCCTGCCGGTGGTACGCCATACGCCAGTGCTTGCCGGCGTCAACGGCACCGATCCCTTCATGCTGCCCGATCACTTCCTCGACGAGTTGAAGGCAATGGGCTTTGCCGGCATCCAGAACTTTCCGACCGTCGGGCTGATCGACGGCACCTTCCGTGCCAATCTCGAAGAAACCGGCATGGGCTTCGATCTGGAAATCGACATCATCGCCCGTGCCAACGCCAAGGACATGCTGACAACCCCTTACGTCTTCAGCAACCAAGACGCGGTCGCCATGACCAAGGCAGGTGCCGATATCGTCGTCTGCCATCTCGGCCTGACCACCGGGGGCGCGATCGGCGCCGAAACGGCGCTGACGCTCGATGGATGCGTGGAGAAGATCAACGAATGGTCGGATGCAGCAAGATCCGTGCGCGACGATGTTATCGTGCTTTGCCATGGTGGCCCGATCTCCATGCCCGCGGACGCCGCCTATGTGCTTGCCCGCTGCAAGGGTTGCAACGGCTTCTACGGCGCGAGTTCGATGGAACGTCTGCCGACCGAGGTCGCGATCAGGGCGCAGGTCGAGGACTTCGCTCAAATATAG
- a CDS encoding amino acid ABC transporter ATP-binding protein — MSVPAIAVRNLVKTFGETTVLHNVDLAIEPGQVSCLIGPSGSGKSTLLRCMAFLEEATRGTISINGEVLGFTEDSQGRRERISAAANRAIRAQIGMVFQQFNLWPHMTALGNVSEALKAVHKMSRKDAEERAMAQLVKVGLEGRAGHYPSQLSGGQQQRVAIARALALKPKIMLFDEPTSSLDPELTGEVLNVMRDLAAEGMTMVVVSHEIGFAATVGQQIIFLDHGKVLFSGSPQEVFKKPRNLRLEQFLDTYLDRGASMLL; from the coding sequence ATGAGCGTCCCCGCAATAGCAGTCAGGAATCTCGTTAAGACTTTTGGAGAGACCACGGTCCTTCATAATGTCGATCTCGCCATCGAGCCCGGGCAGGTTTCCTGCCTCATCGGCCCATCCGGCTCCGGCAAGAGCACGCTTTTACGCTGCATGGCTTTTCTTGAAGAGGCGACACGCGGGACGATCTCCATCAACGGCGAGGTGCTTGGCTTTACCGAGGATTCTCAAGGGCGGCGCGAGCGCATTTCGGCTGCCGCCAACCGTGCGATCCGCGCCCAAATCGGCATGGTGTTCCAGCAGTTCAATCTCTGGCCGCATATGACGGCCCTCGGCAATGTCAGCGAAGCATTGAAGGCGGTTCACAAGATGAGCCGCAAGGATGCAGAGGAGCGGGCAATGGCCCAGCTTGTCAAGGTTGGCCTCGAGGGCCGGGCCGGGCACTATCCCTCGCAGCTATCAGGCGGGCAACAGCAGCGCGTGGCGATCGCCCGTGCCCTAGCGCTGAAGCCCAAGATCATGCTGTTTGACGAGCCGACCTCGTCGCTTGACCCGGAGTTGACTGGCGAAGTCTTGAACGTCATGCGTGATCTCGCCGCCGAGGGCATGACCATGGTTGTCGTCTCGCACGAGATAGGTTTTGCCGCGACCGTCGGCCAGCAGATCATCTTCCTCGACCACGGTAAGGTGCTCTTCAGCGGATCGCCCCAGGAGGTATTTAAGAAACCGAGAAATCTCCGTCTTGAACAATTCCTCGATACCTATCTCGACCGTGGTGCCTCGATGTTGCTGTAA
- a CDS encoding amino acid ABC transporter permease produces MTFDINVLIGQWPAIVSGAGVTIMIWILGTIAAAVIGFLMAVARQYGGMLIDKVLGAVVAVLRGTPFLIQIFLVYYGGPFVGLDLDPLPAGLIGISIYGAAYFSEIFRSGFLAVPRGHIEAGECVGLTQGQIVRRILLPEMTMLVLPPSVNMVVILMKETAVLSIITVPELTATLSAIGSQQYAFVEALSALALFYWVLVEVTGWLGNLAETKLSRFRFFNA; encoded by the coding sequence GTGACCTTCGACATCAATGTCCTCATCGGGCAGTGGCCCGCCATCGTCAGCGGTGCCGGCGTGACGATCATGATCTGGATCCTCGGTACCATCGCTGCGGCCGTCATCGGCTTCCTGATGGCAGTCGCCAGGCAATATGGCGGCATGCTGATCGACAAGGTGCTGGGCGCCGTCGTAGCCGTACTGCGCGGCACGCCGTTTCTCATCCAGATATTTCTGGTCTATTACGGCGGCCCCTTTGTCGGCCTCGATCTCGATCCCTTGCCCGCCGGACTGATCGGCATTTCGATCTATGGGGCGGCCTATTTCAGCGAGATCTTCCGCTCCGGCTTCCTGGCTGTGCCGAGGGGACATATCGAGGCCGGCGAATGTGTCGGCCTGACTCAGGGGCAGATCGTCAGGCGCATTCTATTGCCGGAAATGACGATGCTGGTGCTGCCGCCATCCGTGAATATGGTGGTCATCCTGATGAAAGAGACGGCGGTCTTGTCCATTATCACCGTGCCGGAGCTGACGGCGACGCTGAGCGCAATCGGGTCGCAGCAATATGCATTCGTCGAAGCACTCTCCGCATTGGCGCTTTTCTATTGGGTGCTCGTCGAAGTCACTGGCTGGCTCGGCAACCTTGCTGAAACGAAACTATCCAGATTCAGGTTTTTCAACGCATGA
- a CDS encoding amino acid ABC transporter permease codes for MSVKLFELLLQASIYTVTISIVSILIGFAIAILLSGMLLSGRGLFVRPAQIFISFFRGVPLLVQLLLIYNLLPVIGINVPSIVAAIIGLSLCTAAYQAENLRGGFASVPRGLVESAEMVGLTPRQIFRRVKVPIALRLTFPALVNEAILILKASSLVSVVGIVELTRMAQDLAGSTFLPLQLFASAGLIYLVINWLVALAGGLIENRLPGAPR; via the coding sequence ATGTCCGTTAAACTCTTCGAGTTGCTTTTGCAGGCATCGATCTACACGGTGACCATCAGTATTGTGTCGATCCTCATCGGCTTTGCGATTGCGATCCTTCTTTCGGGAATGCTGCTGTCGGGGCGAGGGCTTTTCGTGCGACCTGCCCAGATTTTCATCAGCTTCTTCCGCGGCGTGCCGCTGCTGGTGCAACTGTTGCTGATCTACAATCTGCTTCCGGTCATCGGCATCAATGTGCCGAGTATCGTGGCCGCGATCATCGGCCTGTCGCTCTGTACGGCAGCCTACCAGGCAGAGAACCTGCGCGGCGGCTTTGCCAGCGTGCCTAGAGGCCTGGTGGAGTCGGCGGAAATGGTTGGTCTGACGCCGCGCCAGATCTTCCGCCGCGTCAAGGTTCCGATCGCCCTGCGCCTCACGTTTCCAGCTCTCGTCAACGAGGCGATCCTCATTCTCAAGGCGTCGTCGTTGGTCTCAGTCGTTGGCATCGTCGAACTGACGCGCATGGCCCAGGATCTTGCCGGCAGCACCTTCCTGCCGCTGCAGCTTTTCGCATCCGCCGGTCTCATCTATCTGGTGATCAACTGGTTGGTGGCCCTTGCCGGCGGCCTGATCGAAAATAGACTCCCGGGGGCGCCGCGGTGA
- a CDS encoding transporter substrate-binding domain-containing protein, producing the protein MRKNSLLKGLVGAVFLFGATISAHAADTLAAVKAAGTMKVGTETAFAPFDFIDAGEHVGLNVDLFNEIGKELGVKIEWVTLPWDGVFPALEAGKFDVVAGPATITKKRMERYRFTPPLAEATIAILKKAGDQTISKPEDIAGKKIGVGKATAQLDQLKEFSEALPTKVDIREYPAFTESYADLAAGRIAGVANSLPNIAFVAKQREGTFEVVLPPFGKKSYFGFIGLKDADHAPLMDAIDAAMLKIKADGRMATLQKKWFGASFDTPDSVKDPAF; encoded by the coding sequence ATGAGGAAGAATTCGCTTCTGAAGGGGCTGGTCGGCGCTGTGTTTCTGTTCGGCGCGACGATTTCCGCCCATGCGGCTGACACGCTTGCCGCCGTGAAGGCCGCTGGCACCATGAAGGTCGGTACCGAGACGGCCTTCGCACCGTTCGATTTTATCGACGCTGGCGAACATGTCGGCTTGAACGTCGATCTTTTTAACGAGATCGGCAAGGAACTCGGGGTGAAAATCGAATGGGTCACGCTCCCCTGGGATGGCGTTTTTCCGGCGCTCGAGGCCGGCAAGTTCGACGTTGTCGCAGGCCCAGCGACGATCACCAAGAAGCGCATGGAGCGCTATCGTTTCACACCGCCGCTTGCTGAGGCGACCATCGCGATCCTGAAAAAGGCGGGCGACCAGACGATCAGCAAGCCGGAGGATATCGCTGGCAAGAAGATTGGCGTCGGCAAGGCAACCGCCCAGCTGGATCAGCTCAAGGAGTTTTCCGAAGCCCTGCCGACAAAGGTTGATATCCGCGAATATCCGGCCTTCACTGAATCCTATGCGGATCTCGCGGCCGGCCGCATCGCCGGTGTTGCCAACTCACTGCCGAACATTGCTTTCGTCGCGAAGCAGCGCGAAGGCACGTTCGAAGTCGTGCTGCCGCCCTTTGGCAAGAAATCCTATTTCGGCTTCATCGGCCTGAAAGATGCAGACCATGCGCCACTGATGGACGCAATCGACGCTGCCATGCTGAAGATCAAAGCTGACGGCCGGATGGCGACGCTGCAGAAGAAGTGGTTCGGCGCGAGCTTCGACACACCGGATTCCGTTAAGGACCCTGCATTCTGA